In the genome of Mucilaginibacter sp. 14171R-50, the window TCCTTTTTTGGTGTGCTGCTGCAATACCCGGATGCTTATGGAGAGATCACCCATTACCCCGAAGTGGTTGCGCAATTAGCCCTGCTTGATATTAAACTATGTGTAGCTGCTGACCTCATGGCGCTGGTACTACTGAAGCCACCCGGCGCCTGGGGAGCAGATTGCGTGGTGGGCAATACCCAGCGTTTTGGGATGCCACTTGGTTTCGGCGGCCCGCACGCCGGTTTTTTTGCCTGCAAAGAAGATTTTAAAAGGCTGGCACCTGGAAGAATTATCGGAATTTCTAAAGACACTCATGGGCAACCCGCCTTGCGAATGGCCCTGCAGACCAGGGAACAGCACATTAAGCGGGACAAAGCGACCTCCAATATCTGCACTGCGCAGGCGCTGCCCGCTATCATGGCCTCCATGTACGCCGTATATCATGGCGCAGCCGGATTGAATGACATTGCGCAGCGCATCCATTTAAAGACACTTACGCTTGCTGCGGGCTTAGACCGTTTAGGTTATGTGCGGAAAACAAAGATATTTTTCGATACCCTGGTATATGAGGGCAATATCATTGCCATTCGTGCCCATGCGGAAAAGAACGACATTAACTTCAGGTATATTGAAGGTTCCATGTTTTCCATTTCACTCGACGAAACCACGACGCCGGAAAACATCACGACGATATTAAATTTGCTGGCCTATGTGAACGGCCAGAAAAATGACCCTAAAAGCGTTTTCAATGCGACCCCTGTATTAACTGCCGGACTCAAAAGAAGTGCGGACTACCTTCAACAGGATGTATTCAAGCTGCATCGCAGTGAAACTGCCATGATGCGTTATATCAAACACCTCGAAAATAAAGACCTTTCATTAGTTCACAGCATGATCCCTTTAGGGTCATGTACGATGAAACTGAATGCTGCGGTGGAACTTTTACCACTTACCTGGCCTGAATTTACTGAAATGCATCCATTTGCGCCGCTTTTTCAAGCGGAAGGCTATGTGGAGCTCATCCGGGAGCTTGGGCAGGATTTATGTGAGATCACAGGTTTTGAAGGTATCAGTTTTCAGCCTAACTCTGGTGCCCAGGGTGAATATGCGGGTCTGATGGTGATCCGCGCCTATCATAAACATAATGGTGAAGCCCACCGCAACGTTACGCTGATCCCTTCTTCCGCGCACGGCACCAACCCTGCCTCGGCGGCAATGGCGGGAATGAAGATCGTTGTGGTAGCCTGTGATGATAACGGCAATATTGATTTAGGCGACCTGAAAAAGAAAGCCGAGCAGTATAAAGATAACCTGGCCTGCCTGATGATCACTTATCCGTCAACACATGGCGTCTATGAAGAAGCTGTCAGAAAAATAACAAAAATCATTCATGATATGGGGGGACAGGTCTATATGGATGGTGCCAACATGAATGCGCAGGTGGGTTTAACAAGCCCCGGATTTATCGGCGCGGATGTCTGCCACCTCAACCTGCATAAAACTTTCGCCATACCTCACGGCGGCGGCGGTCCCGGTATGGGGCCGATTGCGGTTGCCAAACACCTGATCTCCTTTTTACCTGGCCATTTTTCTGTTGCAAAAAACGACAGCGAATACGCCATATCAGCTGTATCAGCAGCACCCTTCGGCAGCGCTTTAATATTGCTGATCTCTTACGGGTATATCAAATTGTTGGGGGCCAAAGGGCTTACGGCATCCACAAAGGCTGCCATACTTAACGCGAATTACCTAAAAGACCGCCTGAAAGCGGACTTTAAGATATTATATACCGGTACCAAAGGCCGCTGCGCCCATGAATTTATCATCGACTGCCAGGATTTTAAAAAAGCGGCGAATATAGAGGTCGGCGATATCGCCAAAAGACTGATGGATTATGGATTTCACGCCCCAACTGTAGGATTTCCGGTGCATGATACCTTGATGATCGAACCAACCGAAAGTGAAAATAAACAGGAGCTGGACCGTTTTTGCGAGGCCATGCTCACGATCAGGCAGGAAATTGACGAAGTTATATTTTACAAATATGACCAGACCGACAACGTTTTCAAAAACGCGCCGCATACGCTCAGCGATATTACTTCAGATGATTGGAAAAGACCCTACAGCAGGGCCAAAGCGGTATTCCCGTCACCCTGGGTGAAACAGCATAAATTCTGGCCATCAGTAAACCGGATCGACAATGCCATAGGCGACAGAAACCTGATCTGTACCTGCCCGGCAACGGCAGACTACCAGGAAGAAATTCTTAACCAAGACAAGAATTAGCACAGACTGAAAATGCACAAGAAACTACATCAAAAAATAGCGCAGTTCACTGATGCTTCGGCTATTAAAGAAAAGGGGCTGTACCCTTATTTCCGGGCAATAGAATCCGCGCAGGACACCGAGGTTATCATTAACGGGAAGCCGGTTTTAATGTTTGGTTCTAACTCTTACCTGGGTTTAACAGACCACCCTTATATCAAGGAAGCCGCTATACGGGCTATTGAAAAATATGGAACCGGCTGTGCCGGTTCCCGTTTCCTGAACGGGACACTGGATATTCATGTGGAACTGGAAGAACGGCTGGCCCGTTTTGTGGGCAAGGAATCCGCGGTATTGTTCAGTACAGGCTTCCAGGTCAATATCGGGGCATTATCCTGCCTTACCGGGCGTAACGACTATATCCTGCTGGATGAAATGGACCATGCCTCTATCATTGATGGTTGCCGCCTGTCTTTTTCGCGGGTGATCAAATACGCCCATAATGATATGGCTGACCTGGAGCGCAAACTCCGCAGCCTGCCGGAGGATGCGGTTAAACTGATCGTGGTAGACGGCATATTCAGCATGGAAGGGGACCTGGTTACCCTTCCGCCCATCACGCAGCTGGCTGAAAAATATGGGGCAAATATCATGATCGATGATGCCCATGCTTTGGGGGTGATCGGCCAGCATGGTTCCGGTACCGCCTCGCATTTCAAACTGACAGGCCAGGTCGACCTGATCTCCGGTACTTTCAGCAAATCTTTTGCCTCGCTTGGCGGTTTCGTCGCGGCTGATAGGGAAACCATCGACTATATCAAGCACCGAGCGAGGTCGCTGATTTTCAGCGCCAGTATGCCGCCGTCGACCGTAGCGAGTACGCTGGCCGCATTAGACATTATAGAAAGAGAACCGGATCGCATCGTGAAGCTTTGGGATAATACGCATTATGCCGCTACGTTAATGCGGTCAGAAGGATTCGACCTGGGTGTTTCGGAAAGCCCCATCCTGCCGATCTATATCCGTAATAATGATAAAACCTTCCTAACGACCAAATATCTCCAGGATGCTGGTGTCTTTGTCAATCCGATCGTATCACCCGCCGTACCGTCCGACTCCTCCTTAATCCGGTTCTCGTTGATGGCTACCCATAGCTTCGCGCAGATCGATGAGGCCGTGGAAAAGATCGGCAAAGCCTTCCGGAAATACCGGGTTTCCCGTTTGTCGGCTAAACTGGAAAAGGCATCCTGAGTGATAACGTATGAAAAATGAGCAAGCAGATGGGCCTCTGCTGCAAACCGCCCTTATAAAATATAACCCCGTCAAATATGATCAACGCGAAAATAACAGCCATAAGTTCTTATGTCCCGGATCAGGTGGTCCTTAACAAATGGTTTACGAAAACAATGGATACCAGTGAAGAATGGATCGTATCGAGGACCGGCATCCGGGAGCGGCGTTTTTCCGCGCCAGATCAGTTTACCAGCGACCTGGCCATTAAAGCGGTAGAAAACCTGCTCGTTCAAAATCCGGAAGCCTCATCGCATAATATCGATTTTATTATAGTGGCCACCACAACGGCTGACCAGGTGATGCCTAATATGGCAAGCAGGGTTCAAAATCATTTTAAGATCAACAACTGCGGATGCATCGATGTGATGGCAGCCTGTGCCGGCTTTGTTTACGGTATCATCCTTGCGA includes:
- the gcvP gene encoding aminomethyl-transferring glycine dehydrogenase, with amino-acid sequence MKLTQQFAHRHIGPDEQEKKAMLEVIGVGSLDELIDETIPRDIRLKTPLNISPAISEHAYLIKLKKLAAKNKIYRNYIGLGYYNAIMPAVIQRNVFENPGWYSAYTPYQPEIAQGRLEALLNYQTVIAELTGLPIANASLLDEATSAAEAMLMFYHDQQRSGSGSGRNKFFVSDKCFPQTISVLKTRSEPLGIQLVVGHVEKFKFDTSFFGVLLQYPDAYGEITHYPEVVAQLALLDIKLCVAADLMALVLLKPPGAWGADCVVGNTQRFGMPLGFGGPHAGFFACKEDFKRLAPGRIIGISKDTHGQPALRMALQTREQHIKRDKATSNICTAQALPAIMASMYAVYHGAAGLNDIAQRIHLKTLTLAAGLDRLGYVRKTKIFFDTLVYEGNIIAIRAHAEKNDINFRYIEGSMFSISLDETTTPENITTILNLLAYVNGQKNDPKSVFNATPVLTAGLKRSADYLQQDVFKLHRSETAMMRYIKHLENKDLSLVHSMIPLGSCTMKLNAAVELLPLTWPEFTEMHPFAPLFQAEGYVELIRELGQDLCEITGFEGISFQPNSGAQGEYAGLMVIRAYHKHNGEAHRNVTLIPSSAHGTNPASAAMAGMKIVVVACDDNGNIDLGDLKKKAEQYKDNLACLMITYPSTHGVYEEAVRKITKIIHDMGGQVYMDGANMNAQVGLTSPGFIGADVCHLNLHKTFAIPHGGGGPGMGPIAVAKHLISFLPGHFSVAKNDSEYAISAVSAAPFGSALILLISYGYIKLLGAKGLTASTKAAILNANYLKDRLKADFKILYTGTKGRCAHEFIIDCQDFKKAANIEVGDIAKRLMDYGFHAPTVGFPVHDTLMIEPTESENKQELDRFCEAMLTIRQEIDEVIFYKYDQTDNVFKNAPHTLSDITSDDWKRPYSRAKAVFPSPWVKQHKFWPSVNRIDNAIGDRNLICTCPATADYQEEILNQDKN
- a CDS encoding pyridoxal phosphate-dependent aminotransferase family protein, producing the protein MHKKLHQKIAQFTDASAIKEKGLYPYFRAIESAQDTEVIINGKPVLMFGSNSYLGLTDHPYIKEAAIRAIEKYGTGCAGSRFLNGTLDIHVELEERLARFVGKESAVLFSTGFQVNIGALSCLTGRNDYILLDEMDHASIIDGCRLSFSRVIKYAHNDMADLERKLRSLPEDAVKLIVVDGIFSMEGDLVTLPPITQLAEKYGANIMIDDAHALGVIGQHGSGTASHFKLTGQVDLISGTFSKSFASLGGFVAADRETIDYIKHRARSLIFSASMPPSTVASTLAALDIIEREPDRIVKLWDNTHYAATLMRSEGFDLGVSESPILPIYIRNNDKTFLTTKYLQDAGVFVNPIVSPAVPSDSSLIRFSLMATHSFAQIDEAVEKIGKAFRKYRVSRLSAKLEKAS